In the Hyphomicrobiales bacterium genome, one interval contains:
- a CDS encoding hypothetical protein (Evidence 5 : Unknown function), which produces MFLPAYSPDFNSNENAFAKLKALMRAKAESTITALWDTVGSFVELFSPAECANYFKAAGYEPD; this is translated from the coding sequence ATGTTCCTGCCAGCCTATAGTCCCGATTTTAACTCAAACGAGAACGCCTTTGCCAAGCTCAAGGCTCTGATGCGTGCAAAGGCCGAGAGCACGATCACCGCCTTATGGGACACCGTCGGTTCTTTCGTCGAACTCTTCTCGCCAGCCGAATGCGCAAACTACTTTAAGGCAGCAGGGTATGAGCCGGATTAA
- a CDS encoding hypothetical protein (Evidence 5 : Unknown function) — MNIERGNRAALFGGQGTTAVIVYAAFARSNVSAGMVCSASGATTTAVAADRALPPTFGMHRVQARQQPARLEHVRFNPAHTLLP; from the coding sequence TTGAACATCGAGAGGGGCAATCGAGCGGCCCTATTTGGCGGGCAGGGAACCACGGCGGTTATTGTCTACGCTGCCTTCGCGCGGAGCAATGTGTCGGCCGGCATGGTTTGCTCGGCCTCCGGCGCGACGACCACTGCGGTGGCAGCCGACAGAGCCCTCCCTCCGACCTTTGGCATGCATAGGGTTCAAGCCAGGCAGCAGCCTGCACGATTAGAGCATGTCCGGTTTAATCCGGCTCATACCCTGCTGCCTTAA